One Halalkalicoccus sp. CG83 DNA segment encodes these proteins:
- the nthA gene encoding nitrile hydratase subunit alpha: MTHDHNHEHDKASPKDPRPRARALQSLLVEKGLLSTDAVDTAISAYEEDIGPLNGAQVVASAWEDPAFKQRLLEDANEALKKFDFDVGIQHIEVVENTEDVHNTVVCTLCSCYPWSLLGLPPTWYKSPEYRSRMVREPRAVLSEFGVDLDKDTAVKVWDSSSEIRYMVLPRRPSGTGGMSEEELADIVSRDAMIGVTRVTPPGADEETTDEVVQTDD, encoded by the coding sequence ATGACCCACGATCACAACCACGAACATGACAAGGCATCCCCCAAGGATCCACGACCGCGCGCTCGCGCGCTCCAGTCGCTACTCGTCGAAAAGGGACTACTTTCGACCGACGCGGTGGACACAGCAATCAGCGCTTACGAGGAGGACATTGGACCGCTCAACGGTGCGCAGGTCGTCGCCAGCGCCTGGGAGGATCCCGCCTTCAAGCAGCGTCTGCTGGAGGACGCCAACGAGGCGCTCAAGAAGTTCGACTTCGACGTCGGGATCCAGCACATTGAGGTGGTGGAGAACACCGAGGACGTCCACAACACGGTCGTCTGTACGCTCTGTTCGTGTTACCCGTGGTCGCTTCTGGGCCTGCCGCCGACGTGGTACAAGTCTCCGGAGTACCGCTCGCGGATGGTCCGGGAACCGCGGGCCGTGCTTTCGGAGTTTGGAGTCGACCTCGACAAGGACACAGCGGTGAAGGTCTGGGACTCCAGTTCGGAGATCCGATACATGGTGCTTCCCCGACGGCCATCCGGAACGGGAGGCATGAGCGAGGAGGAACTCGCCGACATCGTCTCCCGGGACGCGATGATCGGCGTCACACGGGTGACGCCCCCGGGTGCAGACGAGGAAACGACAGACGAGGTGGTCCAGACAGATGACTGA
- a CDS encoding nitrile hydratase accessory protein codes for MTERNRLLSDLFDSKDRDGPVFDAPWQARAFGIVVALHDEGDGFDWMEFQGRLVDEVAAADPDMAPEGALEEAYYEQWLAAFECLLVEEGLLSPEEIEARAAEFAREERTAEEFVDGERVH; via the coding sequence ATGACTGAGCGGAACCGGTTGCTGTCGGACCTGTTCGATTCTAAAGACCGCGACGGTCCGGTCTTCGACGCTCCCTGGCAGGCGCGGGCATTCGGAATCGTCGTCGCGCTTCACGATGAGGGCGACGGCTTTGACTGGATGGAGTTTCAGGGGCGGCTCGTAGATGAGGTCGCGGCCGCCGACCCCGACATGGCCCCGGAAGGCGCCCTTGAGGAGGCCTACTACGAGCAGTGGCTCGCCGCCTTCGAGTGCCTGCTGGTCGAGGAGGGCCTCCTCTCGCCCGAAGAGATAGAGGCCCGCGCCGCCGAGTTTGCACGAGAAGAACGCACAGCTGAGGAGTTCGTCGACGGCGAGCGCGTACACTGA
- a CDS encoding aminotransferase class IV, which produces MDWDIPDTAAGTYVNIDGELIPAEKATVSLLDRNFLYSDGVFESIPVSDGKVLVIDRHIDRLFRSMKAMKIEIPLSKETLSDRLVETLEASAMEYGVVRIIVSRGVGPQGIANTNAVMGPIIFVIPQQLSANTFSYDEVTTGKARIVSTTAIRPQTIDPRMKSTSYVNNVLAERELVGTEADHAILLDEHGHVAEAHIANVLLFDEDGVFKTPPTTYTLAGITREVLLERARALGIEVEVTTLTPYDLYTSSDLILCSSRFITHITELSGQLLQRSPSERLIELADDFFEYMRTNEFEELDLSE; this is translated from the coding sequence ATGGACTGGGATATTCCCGATACGGCTGCAGGGACATATGTGAACATCGATGGTGAATTAATTCCTGCCGAGAAAGCGACTGTTTCGCTTCTCGACAGGAACTTCCTCTACAGCGATGGGGTCTTTGAGTCGATTCCAGTGTCAGATGGAAAGGTACTCGTCATCGATCGCCACATTGACCGTCTCTTCCGATCGATGAAAGCAATGAAGATCGAGATTCCGTTATCGAAGGAGACGCTGTCTGATAGACTCGTCGAGACGCTCGAAGCCAGCGCCATGGAATACGGCGTTGTCCGGATCATCGTCTCGCGAGGCGTCGGGCCGCAAGGAATTGCCAACACAAATGCAGTCATGGGACCTATCATCTTCGTCATACCACAACAATTGTCTGCCAACACGTTCAGTTATGATGAGGTGACGACCGGGAAGGCGCGAATTGTGTCCACAACCGCAATACGGCCACAGACAATCGACCCCCGGATGAAAAGCACTAGCTACGTCAACAACGTGCTCGCAGAACGGGAACTCGTCGGAACGGAAGCGGACCACGCAATCCTGCTCGATGAACATGGACACGTGGCTGAGGCCCATATCGCTAATGTACTGCTCTTTGACGAGGACGGCGTTTTCAAAACGCCGCCAACGACGTACACGCTAGCAGGCATCACCCGTGAAGTGTTGCTCGAACGAGCAAGGGCACTTGGAATTGAGGTCGAGGTGACGACGCTAACACCATACGACCTCTATACATCCAGCGATCTTATCCTATGTTCGTCGAGATTCATAACACATATAACCGAACTGAGCGGTCAGCTACTCCAGAGGTCGCCCAGTGAGCGCCTCATTGAACTCGCTGACGACTTCTTCGAATACATGCGAACAAATGAGTTCGAAGAACTGGATCTCTCGGAATGA
- a CDS encoding MFS transporter, whose amino-acid sequence MRHFSFLKREARSLWSDGRGPILLAIAAGWFLSIGTRMIYPILLPQLRTAYELDLTAAGLLLTVLFVAYGLGQFPGGILSDRFGERLLLILSTAISVLTLILIVTARSTLILFLVTALFGAGVALYAVARYTILVDLYPEQVGAANGVTSAAADAGQSLLPPVAGLIVGVFAWQFGFGFAIPLFVIAAIGLWLVVPSKPPDPPTHETSMLETAEDVLLGLRGLPVVYGTGTLLLGVSIWQAVTGFYPTYLIEVKALSGTLASVLFGLFFALGVVIQPVSGAAYDRIGISWSLLFVMGISGIGLMLLPLLEGFWPLVGVTILLSTLLGFAPVTQSHLILALPENIQGTGLGILRTVSFTTGAASPVFVGAAADRGYFDEAFWALAVLAGLTVILGMITPEANDDVHHSSN is encoded by the coding sequence GTGCGCCATTTTTCGTTTCTCAAACGTGAAGCACGAAGTCTCTGGAGCGACGGCCGCGGACCTATATTACTCGCTATCGCCGCCGGATGGTTCCTCTCAATCGGCACTAGAATGATCTATCCGATATTACTTCCACAGCTTCGGACCGCTTACGAACTCGACCTCACAGCTGCAGGGCTTCTGCTGACCGTGTTATTCGTTGCCTACGGACTTGGACAATTTCCCGGTGGCATCCTTTCCGACCGTTTCGGTGAGAGATTACTCCTGATCCTGAGTACTGCCATCTCCGTGTTGACACTTATTTTGATCGTGACTGCACGGTCGACACTAATCCTCTTTCTAGTGACTGCGCTGTTTGGCGCGGGTGTCGCCCTGTATGCGGTTGCTCGGTACACCATCCTTGTCGATCTCTATCCAGAGCAGGTTGGGGCCGCAAACGGCGTCACGTCGGCGGCTGCTGACGCCGGACAGTCGCTTCTTCCCCCAGTCGCTGGATTAATCGTCGGCGTCTTCGCCTGGCAGTTTGGCTTCGGATTCGCCATTCCACTGTTTGTCATCGCAGCGATTGGGCTCTGGTTGGTCGTCCCGTCGAAGCCACCCGATCCTCCAACACACGAAACATCAATGCTTGAGACAGCGGAAGATGTCCTCTTGGGACTGCGTGGCTTACCAGTCGTCTATGGGACAGGGACGCTCCTGCTCGGAGTCTCGATCTGGCAGGCGGTTACGGGGTTTTATCCGACCTACCTGATAGAGGTGAAAGCGCTATCAGGAACACTCGCCAGTGTATTGTTCGGCCTATTTTTTGCGTTGGGCGTCGTCATTCAACCTGTATCGGGTGCTGCCTATGATCGTATCGGGATCAGCTGGTCACTCCTGTTCGTAATGGGTATCTCCGGTATCGGGCTCATGCTCCTACCATTGCTTGAGGGGTTTTGGCCACTTGTGGGCGTCACGATCCTCCTGAGCACGCTGCTTGGGTTCGCCCCGGTCACCCAGTCACACCTCATTCTGGCGCTCCCTGAGAATATTCAGGGAACGGGGCTTGGTATTCTCCGGACAGTCTCGTTCACGACCGGTGCGGCCAGCCCAGTCTTCGTCGGCGCCGCGGCCGATCGAGGATACTTCGATGAAGCCTTTTGGGCGCTCGCCGTTCTGGCAGGCTTGACGGTCATTCTCGGTATGATAACGCCAGAAGCTAATGATGATGTACATCATTCCTCGAACTGA
- a CDS encoding zinc-dependent alcohol dehydrogenase family protein, translating to MRAAVLKEYQEPLAIQDVDAPDLDAEGAIVEIEACGICRSDWHGWQGDWDWLGIQPPIGQILGHEPAGKVVEVGNNVENVIEGDRVTVPFNIGDGSCHQCRTGHGNTCANVRPLGFAESVPGAFAEQLHVPAADHNAVRLPEGVSSIDMAGLGCRFMTSFHALAHQADLEGGDWVAVHGCGGVGLSAVHIADALGANVIAVDLHDEKLQKATELGAVETINATEADDTPKAVKAVAGGGVDISVDALGIESTCRNSVMSLATRGQHLQVGLSTQDEEGMVALPTDLMVMKEIEFIGSLGMPPTRYEEIFRMVDTGKLDPGAVVSETVTLADVSNKLASMSDFETMGIPVINEFA from the coding sequence ATGCGCGCAGCTGTCCTCAAAGAGTACCAGGAACCGCTGGCGATTCAGGATGTCGACGCTCCCGACCTGGATGCCGAGGGAGCAATCGTGGAGATAGAGGCGTGTGGAATCTGCCGCAGCGACTGGCACGGATGGCAAGGTGACTGGGATTGGCTCGGTATTCAGCCACCAATTGGCCAGATCCTCGGCCATGAACCCGCGGGCAAAGTAGTCGAAGTCGGCAACAACGTCGAAAATGTTATCGAAGGTGATCGTGTCACGGTCCCGTTTAATATTGGTGACGGAAGCTGTCACCAATGTCGTACCGGGCACGGAAACACGTGTGCGAATGTGAGACCGCTGGGCTTCGCTGAATCCGTTCCAGGCGCATTCGCTGAACAACTCCACGTTCCAGCAGCCGATCATAACGCCGTCCGGTTACCCGAAGGCGTCTCTTCAATCGATATGGCTGGACTTGGATGCCGGTTCATGACCTCATTCCACGCGCTCGCTCACCAAGCAGATCTTGAGGGGGGTGACTGGGTTGCCGTCCATGGCTGCGGTGGTGTCGGTCTCTCTGCCGTCCACATTGCCGACGCTCTCGGAGCAAACGTCATTGCGGTTGACCTACACGACGAGAAACTACAAAAAGCAACGGAGCTGGGTGCAGTCGAGACCATCAACGCAACCGAGGCCGACGACACTCCCAAGGCAGTCAAGGCGGTCGCTGGTGGTGGCGTCGACATCTCGGTCGATGCACTTGGCATCGAAAGCACATGTCGTAACTCCGTGATGAGCCTCGCCACTCGTGGCCAACACCTTCAGGTCGGCTTGAGTACTCAGGACGAAGAAGGCATGGTGGCCCTACCGACAGACCTGATGGTGATGAAAGAGATCGAGTTTATCGGATCACTCGGTATGCCTCCAACCCGCTATGAGGAGATTTTCCGAATGGTCGATACCGGCAAACTCGATCCGGGTGCCGTAGTTTCGGAGACGGTGACGCTCGCTGATGTCTCCAATAAACTCGCGTCGATGAGTGACTTTGAAACGATGGGTATTCCTGTTATCAATGAGTTCGCCTGA
- the purB gene encoding adenylosuccinate lyase — protein MFHTNGRLFKNAFGTPEMREVFNEAKYVEQFMVVEAALARAQADLEIIPEEAAEMITETASLEYLDLEKVEQKIDKIDLFTVAIIETWKEAIGDGGEYIHYGATSQDIADTTMVLLVRDGIELLREELATIKGQLEELASEHAETPMIGRTHHVHALPITFGLKAADWLDELTRGIKRLEAAAEQALVIEFFGAVGSLASLGEDGLDVQERFAEKLDLAVPNTAWFASRDRFLGLLNAFITIGGTASRIARQVLLLNREEIGELSEPIPEGIVGSSTMPHKRNPVMSERTVGLVALLRGHANVMGSLLENYDERDAGLWYAEYAIIPEAFLYLHRTLRNIRETLDGLGVHADAMRGNMDIHGGLVTSEAVMMALAESIGRITAHELVHEAAMEAYESDRPFEEILLDDDRVTETLSAEELLEITDPTRYTGVSNQIVKRTVEGSRDL, from the coding sequence ATGTTCCACACTAACGGTAGGCTGTTCAAGAACGCGTTCGGGACCCCTGAGATGCGGGAGGTTTTCAACGAAGCGAAGTACGTTGAACAATTCATGGTTGTCGAGGCGGCTCTAGCGCGTGCACAGGCCGACCTCGAAATAATTCCCGAGGAAGCCGCTGAGATGATCACCGAGACTGCCTCGCTGGAGTATCTCGATCTTGAAAAGGTTGAGCAGAAGATCGACAAAATCGATCTCTTCACTGTCGCTATCATCGAAACCTGGAAAGAGGCAATCGGCGATGGTGGTGAGTACATCCATTACGGTGCGACCAGCCAGGATATCGCTGACACGACAATGGTACTGCTCGTCCGAGATGGAATTGAGCTGCTCAGGGAGGAACTCGCGACTATCAAAGGTCAGCTGGAAGAGCTAGCCAGTGAGCACGCTGAGACCCCGATGATAGGTCGAACCCACCACGTTCATGCACTACCAATCACGTTTGGGTTGAAGGCCGCCGACTGGCTCGACGAACTTACCCGTGGGATCAAGCGCTTGGAAGCCGCCGCCGAGCAGGCCCTCGTCATCGAATTCTTCGGTGCCGTTGGATCACTGGCCTCCCTCGGAGAAGATGGGCTGGATGTCCAGGAGCGCTTCGCCGAGAAACTTGATCTCGCGGTCCCAAATACGGCCTGGTTCGCCTCCCGCGATCGGTTTCTCGGACTTCTCAACGCGTTTATTACAATCGGTGGAACTGCCAGCCGGATCGCCCGTCAGGTGCTATTGCTCAACCGTGAAGAGATCGGCGAGCTCTCCGAGCCGATCCCCGAGGGAATAGTCGGGTCTTCAACGATGCCGCACAAGCGCAACCCGGTCATGAGCGAACGGACTGTCGGCCTGGTAGCGCTGCTGCGCGGCCACGCCAACGTCATGGGATCGTTGCTTGAGAACTATGATGAACGTGACGCTGGGCTCTGGTACGCTGAATACGCGATCATCCCCGAAGCGTTTCTCTATCTTCACCGCACGCTGCGCAACATTCGTGAGACACTCGATGGACTGGGCGTCCACGCTGATGCCATGCGGGGAAACATGGATATCCACGGCGGTCTCGTGACCTCGGAAGCGGTGATGATGGCACTGGCGGAATCGATCGGACGGATCACTGCACACGAACTCGTCCACGAAGCCGCGATGGAGGCCTACGAGAGCGACCGACCCTTTGAGGAAATTCTCTTAGACGACGATCGTGTCACTGAGACGCTCTCCGCGGAAGAATTGTTGGAGATAACAGATCCGACACGGTACACCGGTGTCTCGAATCAGATCGTCAAGCGAACCGTTGAGGGCAGCCGAGACCTGTAG
- a CDS encoding MBL fold metallo-hydrolase, with translation MPIEHRGLTFKQLAHASIRIETEDGSVIYIDPWTEVLDDEPGDGDVVFVTHDDFDHYDPDAIDAVAKPDATVAVYEAVDTADFGFEVVDLSYKGETTIDDIDVRSVPAYNDPDSDHVDDDGDPFHADGEVIGLLLTIEGTVVFFPSDTDFLSHHESIDAEVFVPPIGGHFTMDRHEAAEFARSVDPNLVLPVHYDTFDPIETDAAAFADELEDEGIRVELF, from the coding sequence ATGCCCATCGAACACCGTGGACTGACCTTTAAGCAGCTCGCTCATGCCAGTATCCGTATCGAAACCGAGGACGGCTCCGTCATCTACATCGATCCATGGACAGAGGTGCTCGACGACGAACCAGGTGATGGTGACGTGGTGTTCGTCACACATGACGATTTCGACCACTACGACCCCGACGCCATCGACGCGGTTGCGAAGCCCGACGCTACCGTCGCCGTCTACGAAGCGGTCGATACCGCCGATTTCGGCTTCGAGGTCGTCGATCTCTCGTACAAAGGTGAGACGACCATCGACGATATAGACGTTCGGAGCGTCCCTGCTTACAACGACCCCGACAGCGATCATGTCGACGATGACGGCGACCCCTTCCACGCCGACGGGGAAGTGATCGGCCTTCTGCTGACGATCGAAGGAACGGTCGTCTTCTTTCCCTCTGACACCGACTTCCTCTCACATCACGAGTCCATCGATGCTGAGGTGTTCGTACCGCCCATTGGCGGCCATTTCACAATGGACCGGCACGAGGCTGCGGAGTTCGCCCGGAGCGTCGATCCTAATCTGGTACTTCCGGTCCACTACGACACGTTCGACCCCATCGAAACCGACGCGGCAGCCTTCGCGGACGAGCTCGAGGATGAGGGGATCCGTGTCGAACTTTTCTAA
- the ilvB gene encoding biosynthetic-type acetolactate synthase large subunit, protein MTEQAAVHEDTTEDTSPRPITTGADAVVAALEAAGVEYAFGVQGGAIMPVYDSLYHSDMQHITMAHEQGAAHAADAYGIVSGEPGVCLATSGPGATNLVTGLADADMDSDPVVALTGQAPSDLVGKDAFQETDTTGMTRPVTKTNYFVTDPDTVGDTVDEAFTLARDGRPGPTLVDLPKDVTLGNTDSMPSEPQQSTNIEVPDAADGERITAAANALANAERPIILSGGGVVKGEAWTTLQRLAVEYGIPVVTTMPGIGSFPEDHDLAMEVAGMHGTGYANMALQHCDVMLAVGTRFDDRLTGGVETFAPEAEIIHVDIDAAEISKNVYADYPLVGDAATVLDQLHNTMPRTPDLDEWHEQCHQWKDEYSMDYAMSEDNPLKPQFVVEATDALTPDETIVTTGVGQHQMWAMQYWTYRHPRTWVSSHGLGTMGYGLPAAVGARLAADDDQSVVCFEGDGSFLMTLQELAVAVRENLDITVIVLNNAAIGMVRQWQDAFFEGRRMASEYSWVPQFDVLAEAFGAQGFRLETDNEVEETLQAALDYDGPSVVDAHVDPAEDVYPIVPSGGDNAKFAMNGAQLEEL, encoded by the coding sequence ATGACAGAACAAGCGGCAGTCCACGAAGACACGACAGAGGACACGTCCCCACGACCGATCACAACCGGAGCTGACGCTGTCGTCGCAGCGCTCGAGGCTGCTGGCGTCGAATACGCGTTTGGAGTACAAGGCGGTGCCATCATGCCTGTCTACGATTCCCTGTACCACTCCGATATGCAACACATCACAATGGCACATGAACAGGGCGCTGCCCATGCTGCCGACGCCTATGGAATCGTCTCCGGCGAACCGGGTGTCTGTTTAGCTACGTCCGGTCCTGGTGCGACCAACCTTGTTACAGGATTGGCTGACGCAGACATGGACTCAGATCCAGTGGTAGCCTTGACTGGACAGGCCCCTTCAGACTTGGTCGGTAAGGACGCCTTTCAGGAGACGGATACAACGGGCATGACCAGACCAGTAACGAAGACGAACTACTTTGTCACTGATCCCGACACAGTTGGAGACACCGTTGATGAGGCGTTCACGCTCGCACGTGACGGGCGGCCAGGCCCAACACTGGTTGACCTCCCGAAGGACGTTACTTTGGGTAATACTGATTCAATGCCCAGCGAACCCCAACAGTCCACAAACATCGAGGTGCCCGACGCAGCCGATGGTGAGCGTATCACTGCGGCCGCGAACGCGCTTGCAAACGCTGAGCGGCCCATCATCCTCTCGGGCGGCGGCGTGGTCAAAGGTGAAGCGTGGACCACGCTTCAGCGATTGGCCGTCGAGTACGGGATTCCCGTCGTGACGACGATGCCGGGGATCGGCTCGTTCCCGGAAGACCACGACCTCGCGATGGAGGTCGCAGGAATGCACGGCACCGGCTATGCGAACATGGCTCTCCAACACTGCGACGTGATGCTCGCGGTCGGAACGCGCTTCGATGACCGCCTTACGGGCGGTGTCGAGACATTCGCGCCCGAGGCCGAAATCATCCATGTTGATATCGACGCCGCGGAGATCAGCAAGAACGTCTACGCAGACTACCCCCTCGTAGGCGACGCGGCGACGGTACTTGACCAACTTCACAATACAATGCCGCGCACGCCCGACTTGGACGAGTGGCACGAGCAGTGTCACCAATGGAAAGATGAGTACTCGATGGACTACGCAATGTCCGAGGATAATCCCCTAAAGCCCCAATTCGTTGTCGAGGCGACGGACGCACTGACGCCTGATGAGACGATCGTCACGACGGGTGTCGGCCAGCACCAGATGTGGGCGATGCAGTACTGGACGTACCGGCACCCACGGACGTGGGTATCCTCTCATGGACTGGGGACGATGGGCTATGGACTACCCGCAGCTGTCGGGGCTCGTCTTGCCGCGGATGACGACCAGTCGGTCGTCTGCTTCGAGGGTGATGGATCGTTCCTCATGACGCTCCAGGAACTTGCGGTCGCCGTTCGGGAGAACCTCGATATCACGGTGATCGTCCTCAACAACGCCGCCATCGGGATGGTTCGCCAGTGGCAGGACGCCTTCTTCGAGGGACGCCGGATGGCATCGGAGTACTCCTGGGTGCCCCAGTTCGACGTCCTAGCGGAGGCATTCGGCGCCCAGGGCTTCCGCCTCGAGACGGACAACGAGGTCGAGGAGACGCTCCAGGCCGCCCTCGATTACGACGGTCCGTCGGTGGTCGACGCGCACGTCGACCCTGCAGAAGACGTCTATCCGATCGTGCCCAGCGGCGGCGATAACGCGAAGTTCGCGATGAACGGTGCGCAACTAGAGGAACTATGA